A stretch of DNA from Methanomassiliicoccales archaeon:
GGTATGAGGGTAATTGCGCTGAGAAGGGGAAAGCGCTGGTTGTATGATCCTGATGGGACGACCAAACTAAAAGCAGGAGATTTGTTGATCGTCCGCGGGACCGAAAACGGGTATGAAGTGCTCAAATCGTATGCATTAGGTGAGAAGCTTTGGCCTCAATATTCCAAGAAGGAGGAAGGTTAGTTGGACGAACTTGAGAAAATGCTTCTTGAGGTCAAGGATACCTCAGAACTCATGGTAGATCTTGCATACTCCTCTCTTCTTTTCGATAATAAGGATATCGCATGCGAGGTTTGCTCCCTGAAAAATTATGTGGATGAATTGACAGCAACGGTGCAGCAAGAAGCGATAAGGAAAGTGCTCGTTGATGGTGATATTTCAAAATCATTCGTGACAATCCGTTTGGTAGAGTCGTTAGAGAATATATGCTCAGCAGCTAAAGGCATAGCTGATGTCGTCATGAAAGGGTTACCATTACATCCTGTCATTAAATTAAGCATTCAGGAATCAGATGTTATTATAACTACAGGTCAAGTTAGCGAGTCGAGTGATCTGGCTGATAAGACTTTAGGAGAAACTAGGTTAGCGAGCAATTCTGGGATGTGGGTGGTGGCCATTAAAAGGGAACGTAAATATATTTATGGTCCAGACAAGAATACAACGGTTTTGGCAGGTGACACCCTCATAGCACGAGGCCCTAGAGAAGGGGAGGAATATTTCAAGGATCTCATGTCAGGCAAAGCAAAATTGACTTGAGAATCAAAGAAATAATGGTAGCCCCGGGCAGATTCGAACTGCCGTCGCAGGATCCAGAGTCCCGCATGATTGACCGCTACACCACGGGGCTGCGCCACTCCCCTACAAAATTTCCCATAATTAACCTTTGCTGACACTTATTTTCTTTGTCCATCTTTAAGCATCAAGATTTTTTTATGGCCTGAAGAATGCGATTGTAAACAG
This window harbors:
- a CDS encoding TrkA C-terminal domain-containing protein — its product is MDELEKMLLEVKDTSELMVDLAYSSLLFDNKDIACEVCSLKNYVDELTATVQQEAIRKVLVDGDISKSFVTIRLVESLENICSAAKGIADVVMKGLPLHPVIKLSIQESDVIITTGQVSESSDLADKTLGETRLASNSGMWVVAIKRERKYIYGPDKNTTVLAGDTLIARGPREGEEYFKDLMSGKAKLT